The Alphaproteobacteria bacterium LSUCC0719 genome includes the window CAAGAGACTGGTAAAGCTGAACACGGTTCCAGGGGATCGAGCTTGTCGCCATGTCGAGAAGCCAAGGATTGCCGTCGGCTGGAAACCCAACCGCAATCGGGTTGGTGCCGTGATAGCGAACCGCACCATCATGCAGCCGGACCAGACTGTCCGAATTGCCGAACACTAATGCACCAAACCCCCTTTCGGCGAGGTCGAGTGCATAGGCACCAGCTGCCCCAAAATGCGAACTGTTGCGAATGCCGACAGCCGCTATCCCGGATTCGCGCGCCATTTCGCTGGCGTGGGCAGCGGCCTGATACATAGCGCGCGCGCCATGGGCGTGATCGGCATCCAGTGTTCCGGACCCATGTCTTGTCGCGGTAAAGGTCATGGCGGGAGTTCCATTCACCCTGCCGCCAAGGATGGCTTTCCGGTAATGTGGCAGCAGTCTGAAGCCATGACTGTCAACGCCATGAAGGCTGGCATGAAGCATCGCGCGCGTGGCATCGCGGGCTGTCGGCTCTTCTGCGCCAGCCTCTGTCAGGACTGCGTTGCTGAAGGTGGTAAGGCGCGCCGCCGTAATTTTATCTAGCTTGTCGGCTGATCCGGTGTTGTTCATTGTCGTCCTGTCTGGCTGAATCCTGAAAGTGATGACCTGCATATGTGGCGCAGTCCGGTTGATCAGCCTAGCCATATGAACAGGTGCCTTGCCACCCAAAATGGCGATATCATGGCTCTTGCGGTGAATTCCGCGATCAGGGTA containing:
- a CDS encoding Ldh family oxidoreductase; this encodes MNNTGSADKLDKITAARLTTFSNAVLTEAGAEEPTARDATRAMLHASLHGVDSHGFRLLPHYRKAILGGRVNGTPAMTFTATRHGSGTLDADHAHGARAMYQAAAHASEMARESGIAAVGIRNSSHFGAAGAYALDLAERGFGALVFGNSDSLVRLHDGAVRYHGTNPIAVGFPADGNPWLLDMATSSIPWNRVQLYQSLGETLPVGIASDASGADVTDPNTADMLAPLGGAFGFKGAGLGGVAEIFSAVMTGMRISPELMSMDDPDMSTPRHLGAFIIALDPSAFVAAEIFSAGMRNYLSSLRNSPPREGARVMAPGDREWDEADRRRVDGIPIDPATQHAFDDISGMTGIAL